In Desulfomonile tiedjei, a single genomic region encodes these proteins:
- a CDS encoding ABC transporter ATP-binding protein, translating into MELLTVDGVSKFFSAPGVKEDHCVFRDVSLSVEEREFVAVLGHSGCGKSTLLNIVAGIETADGGYVYLDGKEIAGPGLDRMVVFQNFALMPWLTVSGNIRIAVKAAYPEWDRHRINDRVRRYVEMVGLTGAEGKRPAELSGGMKQRVGLARAFCVEPRILLLDEPFAQIDALTRGVIQEELVRMWLGTGITIFMVTHDVDEAILLSDRIMLMSPGPDAKIMEEIKVNIPRPRERSTIIEHPNYYSVRNRIIRFLSNKEEYEQTARVNLVA; encoded by the coding sequence ATGGAGTTGCTCACCGTAGATGGGGTTTCAAAATTCTTTTCCGCCCCCGGAGTAAAGGAGGACCACTGCGTTTTCAGGGACGTTTCGCTCTCGGTTGAAGAAAGAGAGTTCGTGGCTGTGTTGGGTCATTCCGGGTGCGGCAAGTCCACTCTGCTCAACATTGTGGCCGGGATTGAAACCGCGGACGGGGGCTATGTTTACCTCGACGGAAAAGAGATCGCCGGACCCGGCCTCGACAGGATGGTGGTGTTTCAGAATTTCGCTCTCATGCCCTGGTTGACCGTCTCCGGTAACATCCGGATAGCTGTGAAAGCTGCTTACCCGGAATGGGACCGTCACAGAATCAACGACAGGGTCCGAAGATATGTTGAAATGGTGGGCCTGACCGGCGCGGAAGGCAAACGCCCCGCGGAACTGTCAGGCGGAATGAAGCAGCGTGTGGGTCTCGCCAGAGCGTTTTGCGTCGAGCCAAGAATACTACTTCTGGACGAACCCTTCGCTCAAATAGACGCCCTCACCAGAGGGGTTATTCAGGAAGAGTTGGTTCGCATGTGGCTTGGAACAGGCATCACCATATTCATGGTGACTCATGACGTGGATGAAGCAATTCTCCTCTCGGATCGGATCATGCTGATGAGTCCGGGCCCCGATGCAAAAATAATGGAAGAGATAAAGGTGAACATACCGAGGCCGCGAGAGCGTTCCACGATCATCGAGCATCCCAACTATTATTCCGTTCGAAATCGGATCATCAGGTTCCTGTCCAACAAGGAAGAATACGAGCAGACTGCGAGAGTTAACCTTGTGGCATGA
- a CDS encoding ABC transporter permease subunit, whose product MKKGNGKGWLVLCFMFLLLFLGVWQLYTATFKNLPGPLAVAQTAWEFLSNPFYDNGPNDKGIGTLALYSLGRLSLGFVSGSLVAITLGVILGLNQMLFKALNPYIQVLRAISPIAWMPLLLYSVQDSNWTALLVVFMASVWPTLANTAFGVSNIKKDYISVSNILQMNPVAKVFKVILPGAGPTIVAGLRISMGSAWVAIVPAEALLGSLGLGYFVWNEWNNLSLTSVIFAILVIGVVGVCIDVLFNQLARRLAYID is encoded by the coding sequence ATGAAAAAAGGAAATGGCAAGGGCTGGCTGGTTCTGTGCTTTATGTTTCTTTTGCTTTTCTTGGGTGTATGGCAGCTATACACGGCTACTTTCAAGAACCTTCCAGGTCCATTGGCCGTGGCCCAAACGGCTTGGGAGTTTCTTTCGAACCCTTTTTACGACAATGGCCCCAACGACAAAGGAATAGGGACCCTTGCCTTGTACAGTCTGGGCCGGCTGTCATTGGGTTTTGTATCTGGCTCGCTGGTTGCGATCACTTTGGGCGTGATCCTGGGCCTGAATCAGATGCTCTTCAAGGCGCTCAATCCCTATATACAGGTTCTGAGAGCAATATCACCTATCGCGTGGATGCCCCTCCTGCTTTATTCGGTGCAAGACAGCAATTGGACGGCTCTGTTGGTGGTCTTCATGGCCAGTGTCTGGCCGACCCTGGCCAACACGGCGTTCGGGGTATCCAACATCAAGAAGGATTACATAAGTGTTTCAAATATCCTGCAGATGAATCCGGTTGCCAAGGTGTTTAAGGTGATACTTCCCGGCGCCGGGCCTACCATCGTGGCGGGACTCAGGATTTCCATGGGGAGCGCGTGGGTGGCCATAGTCCCTGCTGAAGCACTTCTGGGGTCCCTTGGTCTGGGCTATTTCGTTTGGAATGAATGGAACAACTTGTCGCTTACCAGTGTGATTTTTGCAATCCTTGTCATAGGCGTGGTGGGCGTGTGCATAGATGTTCTCTTCAATCAGTTGGCCAGAAGACTGGCGTATATTGACTAG
- a CDS encoding ABC transporter substrate-binding protein gives MCQHKHKDAHEKESTPTLHDPFDPNASLEHGCSHAHPGSEATELKPMTTEDAMDRLVETAVVKAVFGGNDFSRRNFMKIVGSSAAFSILSSLFPLDAAKAWAKESDGPPEKKDLQIGFIPITCGTPIIMAEPMKFYEKNGLTGTKVVKAAGWAMIRDWAVSKQVDCAHMLSPMPLALTLGAGAPPVPFYMPAVENVNGQAITLHIKHKDVKEPKDMRGFTFCVPFDYSMHNMLLRYYLADGGVDPDKEVKIRVVPPPEMVANLKAQNVDGYLAPDPFNQRAVFEGAGFIFKLTKDLWPGHPCCAFATSKEFATQMPNTFKAVFKSIVEATMYAHKAENRKEIAKAISPRNFLNQPEEVVEQVLTGQFPDGLGNTRNEPDRIDFNPFPWNSMAVWILTQMKRWGYIKGDVDYKKIAEQVFLAAECADVMKGLGYAAPSTTYMKHVIMGKEFDPEKPEEYLNSFAIKKL, from the coding sequence ATGTGCCAGCATAAACACAAAGATGCCCATGAGAAAGAGTCCACGCCGACTCTGCACGATCCCTTTGACCCGAATGCCTCTCTGGAACACGGATGCTCGCACGCGCATCCCGGATCTGAAGCAACAGAGCTAAAACCAATGACAACCGAGGACGCCATGGACCGGTTGGTGGAAACCGCCGTCGTAAAGGCTGTCTTTGGCGGAAATGATTTTTCCAGAAGAAATTTCATGAAGATTGTCGGGTCTTCGGCAGCGTTTTCGATCTTGTCCAGCCTGTTTCCTTTGGACGCGGCAAAAGCCTGGGCAAAGGAATCTGACGGTCCTCCGGAAAAAAAGGACCTGCAAATCGGTTTTATTCCGATCACCTGCGGTACCCCCATAATCATGGCCGAGCCGATGAAGTTTTATGAAAAAAATGGACTCACCGGAACCAAAGTGGTGAAGGCTGCCGGGTGGGCTATGATTAGAGATTGGGCTGTATCCAAGCAGGTGGATTGTGCTCACATGCTCTCGCCCATGCCTCTCGCCCTTACTTTGGGTGCAGGGGCTCCGCCCGTCCCCTTTTATATGCCCGCGGTGGAAAACGTAAACGGCCAGGCCATAACGCTCCACATCAAACATAAGGACGTAAAAGAGCCAAAAGATATGAGAGGGTTCACTTTCTGCGTCCCGTTTGATTATTCCATGCACAACATGCTGCTGCGGTACTACCTTGCAGACGGCGGAGTCGATCCTGACAAGGAAGTGAAAATCCGGGTCGTGCCACCGCCGGAGATGGTGGCGAATCTCAAAGCCCAGAATGTGGACGGATATCTGGCGCCGGACCCATTCAATCAGAGGGCCGTGTTCGAGGGAGCGGGATTCATTTTCAAATTAACCAAAGATCTGTGGCCCGGACATCCCTGCTGCGCGTTTGCGACCTCGAAGGAGTTTGCGACGCAAATGCCCAACACGTTCAAGGCCGTCTTCAAGTCCATTGTGGAAGCAACCATGTATGCTCATAAGGCCGAGAACAGAAAAGAGATCGCTAAGGCCATATCGCCCCGCAATTTCTTGAATCAGCCTGAAGAAGTTGTCGAGCAGGTCCTCACCGGCCAGTTCCCTGACGGTCTGGGGAACACGAGAAACGAGCCGGACCGGATAGATTTCAACCCGTTCCCGTGGAACTCAATGGCGGTTTGGATTCTGACCCAGATGAAGCGGTGGGGATACATCAAGGGCGACGTGGACTACAAGAAGATCGCAGAACAAGTGTTTCTAGCCGCGGAGTGTGCGGACGTTATGAAAGGTTTGGGGTATGCCGCTCCGTCAACAACTTATATGAAGCACGTGATAATGGGCAAGGAGTTCGATCCTGAGAAGCCGGAAGAATACCTGAACAGCTTTGCTATCAAGAAACTATGA
- the cynS gene encoding cyanase: protein MTKKQASELILQAKKAKGLTWEEIAKEIGGHKCWVTSALLGQNSMSPDEAQKAVNLLGLPPEVAEALTDYPMKGSLDETVPVDPLIYRLHEITQVYGTTIKEIIHEAFGDGIMSAIDFELDIQKKSDPKGDRVVVTYNGKFLPYRKW, encoded by the coding sequence ATGACCAAGAAACAAGCCTCTGAACTTATCCTCCAGGCGAAAAAGGCTAAAGGCCTCACGTGGGAAGAAATAGCGAAGGAAATTGGAGGGCACAAGTGCTGGGTCACATCAGCCTTGCTCGGTCAAAACAGCATGAGCCCCGATGAAGCGCAGAAAGCCGTGAACCTGTTAGGCCTGCCTCCGGAAGTTGCTGAAGCCTTGACTGATTACCCGATGAAAGGCTCCCTGGATGAAACCGTGCCGGTGGATCCCCTGATCTACCGCCTCCATGAAATAACCCAGGTTTACGGCACCACCATTAAGGAGATCATCCATGAGGCCTTCGGAGACGGCATAATGAGTGCCATAGACTTCGAGCTTGATATCCAAAAGAAGTCCGACCCCAAAGGTGACAGGGTGGTCGTCACCTATAACGGCAAATTCCTGCCATACCGAAAATGGTAG
- a CDS encoding hydrolase, which translates to MPDYAPYLQNLKKQRDSMLELLTLWADTNSESHNVSGLSKMLSMLEEAFSGLGAEMQRIDLVAEVWGPTGQETLGQALLLRKRPEASVRVFLGCHMDTVYAPDHPFQKCKLTKDNTLQGPGVADAKGGLMVMLKALEAFEKSPWAENLGWEVLINPDEEIGSPGSGALLVEAARNNHIGLVFEPSLPDGNLVGDRKGSGNYKVTVRGRAAHAGREPHMGRNAINALARFIVELNEASENGITINVGYIEGGGPVNVVPDLAACRFNVRVMTLEDQVYFEEHVDGLVREFNRLDGISLDLEGNFARPPKPLDNRTVRLLSHIAECGSDLGLTLDWRSSGGSCDGNNLAAAGLPTVDSLGPTGGGIHSAEEYVMIDSLIERAQLNALLLMKLGGGEIKVEELDQDWQGTVIV; encoded by the coding sequence ATGCCAGATTATGCGCCTTATCTCCAAAATCTTAAAAAGCAGCGCGACTCGATGCTGGAGCTGCTCACCCTGTGGGCTGACACCAACTCCGAAAGCCACAATGTTTCAGGATTGAGCAAGATGCTTTCCATGCTCGAAGAGGCATTCAGCGGCCTGGGAGCTGAAATGCAGCGGATTGACCTTGTGGCCGAGGTCTGGGGCCCGACAGGACAAGAAACGTTGGGACAGGCTTTGCTACTTCGTAAGCGCCCCGAGGCATCGGTGCGAGTGTTCCTTGGCTGCCACATGGATACGGTCTATGCTCCGGATCATCCCTTTCAAAAGTGCAAGCTGACAAAAGACAATACGCTGCAAGGCCCCGGAGTGGCGGATGCGAAGGGCGGCCTCATGGTCATGCTCAAGGCCTTGGAAGCCTTTGAGAAGAGCCCGTGGGCCGAGAACCTGGGGTGGGAAGTCCTGATCAACCCGGATGAAGAGATCGGCTCTCCCGGTTCGGGCGCGCTGCTCGTGGAAGCGGCCCGAAATAATCACATCGGCCTGGTGTTCGAGCCGTCCCTTCCCGATGGAAATCTAGTCGGGGACCGCAAAGGTTCCGGCAATTACAAGGTCACGGTGCGGGGGCGGGCCGCACATGCCGGACGAGAACCCCACATGGGCCGAAATGCTATCAACGCGCTGGCCCGCTTCATCGTTGAGCTGAACGAGGCGTCGGAAAACGGTATTACCATCAACGTCGGATACATCGAAGGCGGGGGACCGGTAAACGTGGTGCCTGACCTCGCGGCTTGCCGGTTCAATGTGCGAGTCATGACTCTGGAGGACCAGGTCTATTTCGAGGAGCATGTGGACGGACTGGTGAGGGAATTCAACCGTCTTGACGGAATTTCCCTCGATCTGGAAGGAAACTTCGCTCGGCCGCCTAAACCCTTGGACAACAGGACCGTCCGGTTGTTGAGCCACATAGCTGAATGCGGAAGCGATCTGGGGCTAACCCTGGACTGGAGGTCGAGTGGCGGATCGTGCGACGGCAACAACCTGGCCGCGGCCGGACTTCCCACTGTGGACAGCCTTGGGCCGACTGGAGGCGGGATACACAGCGCCGAGGAGTACGTCATGATCGACAGCCTGATCGAACGCGCCCAATTGAACGCCCTCCTGTTGATGAAACTCGGCGGGGGGGAAATCAAAGTCGAGGAATTGGACCAGGATTGGCAAGGAACCGTTATTGTGTAG
- a CDS encoding aminotransferase class III-fold pyridoxal phosphate-dependent enzyme, which translates to MKRTISDELASDPRVIQAKRQLLDVLVEYQERIKGIRPPDPDLRVPYDAFLKEFGDLRGGALFFPYLGSGLGNGVLVELADGSVKYDFISGIGVHHWGHSHPAIVEALLNAAMRDTVMQGNLQQNVESVSLARTILSAANRKGAELGHCFFSTSGAMANENALKIIFQKKYPADRILAFEGCFMGRTLALSQITDKAAYRECLPPSLSVDYVPFFDPARPDESIRAALDCLERYLARYPGKHAAMCIELVLGEGGFHPGTRDFFLSLIEVLRQHQVAIMVDEIQTFSRTTELFAYQYFGLDDYVDVVTIGKSSQVCATLFRDEFKPRPGLLSQTFTGSTSALFAAEVIIRGLIERDFFGPDGRIAKLHDHFETRLKQIQERLPGLIAGPFGIGAMIAFTPFNGDHEKVVKFVHALFDAGVISFYAGSDLSRVRFLLPVAAVTFDDIDAVCAILERTLRSA; encoded by the coding sequence ATGAAAAGAACCATCTCGGATGAATTGGCCTCTGATCCCAGGGTAATCCAAGCAAAACGGCAGTTGCTGGATGTTCTGGTCGAATATCAAGAGCGTATCAAGGGCATCAGACCGCCGGACCCTGACCTGAGAGTCCCGTACGATGCGTTTCTGAAGGAATTCGGCGACCTGCGGGGAGGAGCGCTCTTTTTCCCGTACCTCGGCAGCGGCTTGGGGAATGGTGTATTGGTGGAACTTGCGGACGGTAGCGTAAAGTACGACTTCATTTCAGGGATCGGGGTTCATCACTGGGGCCACAGTCACCCTGCGATCGTTGAAGCCCTGCTCAATGCAGCCATGAGAGACACGGTGATGCAGGGAAACTTGCAGCAGAATGTCGAAAGCGTCTCTCTGGCTCGCACCATACTTTCGGCGGCAAATCGCAAAGGCGCTGAACTGGGCCATTGTTTCTTTTCCACCAGCGGAGCCATGGCCAATGAAAACGCATTGAAGATAATCTTCCAAAAGAAGTATCCAGCGGATCGTATTCTGGCTTTCGAAGGCTGCTTCATGGGGAGGACGCTCGCGCTCTCTCAGATCACGGACAAGGCCGCGTATAGAGAGTGCTTGCCGCCTTCCCTTTCGGTTGATTATGTGCCTTTTTTCGACCCTGCGCGACCTGACGAAAGTATTCGAGCAGCCTTGGATTGTCTTGAACGCTATTTGGCTCGCTATCCCGGCAAACATGCAGCAATGTGCATCGAGCTGGTGCTGGGTGAAGGGGGCTTCCATCCGGGCACACGTGACTTTTTCCTTTCGCTGATAGAGGTCCTGCGGCAGCACCAAGTAGCTATAATGGTAGATGAAATCCAGACATTCAGCCGCACCACGGAACTCTTCGCGTACCAGTATTTCGGCTTGGATGATTACGTCGATGTGGTAACCATCGGCAAATCCTCTCAGGTTTGCGCCACCCTGTTCCGTGACGAGTTCAAACCCAGGCCCGGCTTGCTAAGCCAGACCTTCACCGGGAGCACGTCAGCCCTTTTCGCGGCCGAGGTAATTATCCGCGGGCTCATTGAACGCGACTTTTTCGGCCCCGACGGCAGGATCGCCAAGCTTCACGATCATTTTGAGACTCGCCTCAAGCAGATACAGGAGCGCCTTCCGGGTTTGATTGCCGGACCTTTCGGCATCGGCGCGATGATTGCTTTCACCCCGTTCAACGGCGATCACGAGAAGGTGGTTAAATTCGTTCACGCGTTGTTCGATGCCGGGGTGATAAGCTTCTACGCGGGCTCGGATCTCTCCAGGGTCCGCTTCCTGCTGCCCGTTGCAGCGGTAACATTTGATGACATAGACGCTGTTTGCGCAATTTTGGAGCGGACTCTGCGAAGCGCTTAA
- a CDS encoding arginine N-succinyltransferase — protein MFVVRPVNMEDLDRLTELATKAHFGLTSLPKDRDLLQKKIAESVHSFSKSLEEPKGEIYLFVLEDLDSHAVVGTSCIVSKVGGFQPFYAYRIQSCIHASESLGIRKEIPSLHLVTEHSGPSEIGGLFLAPEYRKHGNGRLLSLFRFLFMTEFSRCFEESVIAEMRGVVDERGFSPFWEALGRHFFDMDYPRADHLSAADKRFIADLMPTCPIYIPLLPKSAQDVIGQVHENTKPALKLLQDEGFALTGMIDIFEAGPIVICRLEHIRIVKESTIDAVAEISSNEAEKAGFIIANTRKDFRACAGNVEKLSGGGLRIERQAAGALKLKIGDRVRFGPIRPSLSQQERR, from the coding sequence ATGTTCGTAGTCCGTCCCGTAAACATGGAAGATTTGGACCGGCTCACCGAGCTGGCCACTAAGGCACACTTTGGTCTCACCTCGTTGCCTAAAGACAGGGATCTCCTACAAAAGAAAATTGCCGAATCCGTGCACAGTTTCTCGAAGTCGCTGGAAGAGCCAAAAGGGGAAATCTATTTGTTCGTCCTGGAGGATCTCGACTCCCACGCTGTTGTGGGCACGAGTTGCATCGTCTCCAAGGTGGGCGGCTTTCAGCCCTTCTACGCGTATCGAATACAGTCCTGCATTCATGCTTCGGAAAGCTTGGGTATTCGTAAAGAAATTCCGTCACTTCATCTGGTAACGGAACACAGTGGCCCTTCCGAAATAGGGGGGCTCTTTCTCGCGCCTGAATATCGCAAGCATGGCAACGGACGGCTGCTCTCGCTGTTTCGCTTTCTGTTTATGACTGAATTTTCGCGCTGCTTCGAGGAATCAGTGATTGCCGAGATGAGGGGCGTGGTGGACGAACGTGGCTTTTCTCCATTCTGGGAGGCCCTTGGGCGCCATTTCTTCGACATGGATTACCCCCGAGCGGATCACCTTTCCGCGGCAGACAAGAGGTTCATTGCGGATTTGATGCCTACCTGTCCCATTTATATTCCCTTGCTGCCCAAGTCCGCTCAGGATGTGATCGGTCAGGTGCATGAAAATACCAAACCCGCGCTGAAGCTTCTTCAGGATGAGGGCTTCGCTCTTACGGGCATGATAGACATTTTCGAAGCCGGGCCTATCGTAATTTGTAGGCTGGAACATATTCGTATAGTAAAGGAAAGCACAATTGACGCGGTCGCGGAGATTTCAAGCAATGAAGCCGAAAAGGCCGGATTCATAATCGCCAACACTCGCAAAGATTTCCGTGCATGCGCGGGCAATGTGGAAAAGCTATCCGGGGGCGGCCTGCGAATTGAGCGCCAAGCTGCGGGGGCGTTGAAGTTGAAGATAGGCGACAGAGTGCGCTTCGGCCCGATTCGCCCTTCCCTTTCGCAACAGGAGCGCCGGTGA